In Raphanus sativus cultivar WK10039 chromosome 5, ASM80110v3, whole genome shotgun sequence, the following proteins share a genomic window:
- the LOC108834416 gene encoding putative F-box protein At3g17620 isoform X2, with amino-acid sequence MMKPDDPVVWNPYLGQVRWIKPRRKLAISGSYRYCMGYDNKNNHKILRFLDHDDGTAEHDIYDFKSDSWRVLDLTSDWIILDYREGLSLKGNTYFVAREREVEYRESLICFDFTSERFRHCLDLESNYRNGDTVILSAVREEQLAVLFSRVDTNTIEIRITTKIEANEVSWRNFLKVDVEPSMLRGMFSGFPSYRSSFLVDEKKKVALIYDNVFTSAYMIAENNYSNIVARGRTTCWPPVVCSYVPSSVQIQKGPVHARGKRKLRDF; translated from the coding sequence ATGATGAAGCCTGATGATCCCGTCGTATGGAACCCGTACTTGGGACAAGTCAGGTGGATCAAACCCAGAAGAAAATTAGCCATCTCGGGTAGCTATAGGTATTGTATGGGATACGACAACAAGAACAACCACAAAATCTTGAGGTTTTTGGATCATGACGATGGTACTGCTGAGCACGACATATACGATTTTAAATCTGATTCATGGAGGGTTCTTGATCTCACTTCTGACTGGATTATACTGGATTATCGTGAGGGCTTGTCTTTGAAAGGTAATACTTACTTTGTTGCTCGAGAAAGAGAAGTAGAGTATAGAGAATCTTTAAtctgttttgattttacaaGTGAGAGATTTAGACATTGCCTTGATCTGGAATCTAACTACCGTAATGGAGACACTGTGATCCTATCTGCTGTTAGAGAAGAACAGCTTGCAGTGTTATTTTCCCGCGTGGATACAAATACGATTGAGATACGGATTACAACAAAGATTGAGGCCAATGAGGTGTCGTGGAGAAATTTCTTAAAAGTTGATGTGGAGCCGTCCATGCTCAGGGGAATGTTCTCGGGGTTTCCTTCGTATAGGAGTTCTTTCTTGGTCGACGAGAAAAAGAAAGTGGCATTGATTTATGATAATGTCTTCACCAGCGCTTACATGATTGCAGAGAATAATTACTCCAATATAGTTGCTCGTGGAAGAACTACATGTTGGCCACCGGTTGTGTGCTCTTATGTCCCGAGTTCGGTGCAGATTCAGAAAGGTCCAGTACATGCACGAGGCAAAAGGAAATTACGGGATTTTTAG
- the LOC108858108 gene encoding F-box protein At3g49510-like: MTRISDLSQDLIEEILSRVPLTSQRAVQSTCKQWNALYKDESFTKKHLGKQANNDMVIMVRDSRVCLVSLDLQGVFKKRQSLVELSKKLIGQLNHITVSDVYHCDGLLFCLSKNDIPLVWNPYSGQVRWIKPRRKLITSDSYRYCMGYDNKNNHKILRLLHSCSTVQYEIYDFKSDSWRVLHLTPDWIIPYKSQGGLSLKGNTYFVTQRVKKVEMRESLICFDFTSERFRHCLDLELNYRNGDSVILSAVREDQLAVLFHRVYTYEIEIRITTKIEEANEVTWRTFLKVDVKPFGFSGKFWTFIRYGSFYVDEKKKVALICDNPFSKAYVIGDDNYFKVVALGESPLWQHECSYVPSSVQIQKAQVHAGGKRKVRDY, from the coding sequence ATGACAAGAATCTCTGATCTTTCACAAGATTTGATAGAAGAGATACTCTCTAGGGTTCCGTTAACGTCTCAGCGAGCGGTGCAATCCACTTGCAAACAATGGAACGCTTTATATAAAGATGAAAGTTTTACAAAGAAGCACCTTGGTAAACAAGCTAACAATGATATGGTGATCATGGTGCGTGATTCTAGGGTTTGTTTAGTGAGCCTCGATCTCCAGGGAGTCTTTAAGAAAAGACAAAGCTTAGTTGAGCTATCCAAAAAGCTAATAGGTCAACTTAACCATATCACGGTATCTGATGTCTATCATTGTGATGGCTTATTGTTTTGCCTTTCCAAAAACGATATCCCCTTGGTGTGGAACCCGTATTCGGGACAAGTAAGGTGGATCAAACCCAGAAGAAAATTAATCACCTCGGATAGCTATAGGTATTGTATGGGATACGACAACAAGAACAACCACAAAATCTTGAGGTTGTTGCATAGTTGCAGTACTGTTCAGTATGAAATATACGATTTTAAATCTGATTCATGGAGGGTTCTTCATCTCACTCCTGACTGGATTATACCATATAAGAGTCAGGGAGGCTTGTCTTTGAAAGGAAATACTTACTTTGTCACTCAGAGAGTGAAAAAAGTAGAGATGAGAGAATCTTTAAtctgttttgattttacaaGTGAGAGATTTAGACATTGTCTTGATCTGGAACTTAACTACCGTAATGGAGACTCTGTCATTCTATCTGCTGTTAGAGAAGACCAGCTTGCAGTGTTATTTCACCGCGTATATACATATGAGATTGAGATACGGATTACAACAAAGATTGAGGAGGCCAATGAGGTGACATGGAGAACTTTCTTAAAAGTTGATGTGAAGCCGTTCGGGTTCAGTGGAAAGTTTTGGACGTTTATTCGGTATGGGAGTTTCTACGTCGACGAGAAAAAGAAAGTGGCATTGATTTGTGATAATCCCTTCAGCAAAGCTTACGTGATTGGAGACGATAATTACTTCAAGGTAGTGGCTCTCGGGGAATCTCCACTTTGGCAACATGAGTGCTCTTATGTTCCTAGTTCGGTGCAGATTCAGAAAGCTCAAGTACATGCAGGAGGCAAAAGGAAAGTGCGGGATTATTAG
- the LOC108834416 gene encoding putative F-box protein At3g19560 isoform X1: MTRISDLPQDLIEEILSRVPLTSQRAARSTCKQWNGLYKDENFTKKHRGKAANDTMMIMVYDSRVRLVSVDLHGIHKQKRGLFELSTELIGILKRIEVFEVYHCDGLLLCLTDCRMMKPDDPVVWNPYLGQVRWIKPRRKLAISGSYRYCMGYDNKNNHKILRFLDHDDGTAEHDIYDFKSDSWRVLDLTSDWIILDYREGLSLKGNTYFVAREREVEYRESLICFDFTSERFRHCLDLESNYRNGDTVILSAVREEQLAVLFSRVDTNTIEIRITTKIEANEVSWRNFLKVDVEPSMLRGMFSGFPSYRSSFLVDEKKKVALIYDNVFTSAYMIAENNYSNIVARGRTTCWPPVVCSYVPSSVQIQKGPVHARGKRKLRDF, encoded by the coding sequence ATGACAAGAATCTCTGATCTTCCACAAGATTTAATAGAGGAGATACTCTCTAGGGTTCCGTTAACTTCTCAGCGAGCGGCTAGATCCACTTGCAAACAATGGAACGGTTTATATAAAGATGAAAATTTTACTAAGAAGCACCGTGGCAAAGCAGCTAACGATACCATGATGATCATGGTGTATGATTCTAGGGTTCGTTTAGTGAGCGTCGATCTCCATGGAATCCATAAGCAAAAACGTGGCTTATTTGAGCTATCGACAGAGCTAATAGGTATACTTAAACGAATCGAGGTATTTGAAGTCTATCATTGTGATGGCTTATTGTTATGCCTTACCGATTGCAGAATGATGAAGCCTGATGATCCCGTCGTATGGAACCCGTACTTGGGACAAGTCAGGTGGATCAAACCCAGAAGAAAATTAGCCATCTCGGGTAGCTATAGGTATTGTATGGGATACGACAACAAGAACAACCACAAAATCTTGAGGTTTTTGGATCATGACGATGGTACTGCTGAGCACGACATATACGATTTTAAATCTGATTCATGGAGGGTTCTTGATCTCACTTCTGACTGGATTATACTGGATTATCGTGAGGGCTTGTCTTTGAAAGGTAATACTTACTTTGTTGCTCGAGAAAGAGAAGTAGAGTATAGAGAATCTTTAAtctgttttgattttacaaGTGAGAGATTTAGACATTGCCTTGATCTGGAATCTAACTACCGTAATGGAGACACTGTGATCCTATCTGCTGTTAGAGAAGAACAGCTTGCAGTGTTATTTTCCCGCGTGGATACAAATACGATTGAGATACGGATTACAACAAAGATTGAGGCCAATGAGGTGTCGTGGAGAAATTTCTTAAAAGTTGATGTGGAGCCGTCCATGCTCAGGGGAATGTTCTCGGGGTTTCCTTCGTATAGGAGTTCTTTCTTGGTCGACGAGAAAAAGAAAGTGGCATTGATTTATGATAATGTCTTCACCAGCGCTTACATGATTGCAGAGAATAATTACTCCAATATAGTTGCTCGTGGAAGAACTACATGTTGGCCACCGGTTGTGTGCTCTTATGTCCCGAGTTCGGTGCAGATTCAGAAAGGTCCAGTACATGCACGAGGCAAAAGGAAATTACGGGATTTTTAG
- the LOC108834416 gene encoding putative F-box protein At5g51000 isoform X3 translates to MTRISDLPQDLIEEILSRVPLTSQRAARSTCKQWNGLYKDENFTKKHRGKAANDTMMIMVYDSRVRLVSVDLHGIHKQKRGLFELSTELIGILKRIEVFEVYHCDGLLLCLTDCRMMKPDDPVVWNPYLGQVRWIKPRRKLAISGSYRYCMGYDNKNNHKILRFLDHDDGTAEHDIYDFKSDSWRVLDLTSDWIILDYREGLSLKVRDLDIALIWNLTTVMETL, encoded by the exons ATGACAAGAATCTCTGATCTTCCACAAGATTTAATAGAGGAGATACTCTCTAGGGTTCCGTTAACTTCTCAGCGAGCGGCTAGATCCACTTGCAAACAATGGAACGGTTTATATAAAGATGAAAATTTTACTAAGAAGCACCGTGGCAAAGCAGCTAACGATACCATGATGATCATGGTGTATGATTCTAGGGTTCGTTTAGTGAGCGTCGATCTCCATGGAATCCATAAGCAAAAACGTGGCTTATTTGAGCTATCGACAGAGCTAATAGGTATACTTAAACGAATCGAGGTATTTGAAGTCTATCATTGTGATGGCTTATTGTTATGCCTTACCGATTGCAGAATGATGAAGCCTGATGATCCCGTCGTATGGAACCCGTACTTGGGACAAGTCAGGTGGATCAAACCCAGAAGAAAATTAGCCATCTCGGGTAGCTATAGGTATTGTATGGGATACGACAACAAGAACAACCACAAAATCTTGAGGTTTTTGGATCATGACGATGGTACTGCTGAGCACGACATATACGATTTTAAATCTGATTCATGGAGGGTTCTTGATCTCACTTCTGACTGGATTATACTGGATTATCGTGAGGGCTTGTCTTTGAAAG TGAGAGATTTAGACATTGCCTTGATCTGGAATCTAACTACCGTAATGGAGACACTGTGA
- the LOC108858107 gene encoding F-box protein At3g49510-like, with amino-acid sequence MTRISDLSQDLIEEILSRVPLPLTSQVRSTCKKWNGLYKDESFTKKHRGKAANDTMVIMVRDSRVCLVNLDVQGVLKKKQGLVELSKKLIGQLNHITVSDVYHCDGLLLCLPKNGMLESDPVVWNPFLGQDRWIKPRRKLTILGRYRYCMGYDNKNNHKILRFLKHDDGTTVEHEVFNFKSDSWRVLRLTPDWIIPYDRQGLSLKGNTYFTAKERKVGMRKSLICFDFTSLKFRHCMDLESNSRKGDSVILSSVGEEQLAVLFYNADTYDIEIRITTKIEEGNEVTWRNFLKVDVKPFGFSGKFWMFLWYGSFLRKRKWHWFVISLQQSLHDWRG; translated from the coding sequence ATGACAAGAATCTCTGATCTTTCACAAGATTTGATAGAGGAGATACTCTCTAGGGTTCCGTTACCGTTAACTTCTCAGGTGAGATCCACTTGCAAAAAATGGAACGGTTTGTATAAAGATGAAAGTTTTACAAAGAAGCACCGTGGTAAAGCAGCTAATGATACCATGGTGATCATGGTGCGTGATTCTAGGGTTTGTTTAGTGAACCTCGATGTCCAGGGAGTCCTTAAGAAAAAACAAGGCTTAGTTGAGCTATCCAAAAAGCTAATAGGTCAACTTAACCATATCACGGTATCTGATGTCTACCATTGTGATGGCTTATTGTTATGCCTTCCCAAAAACGGTATGCTGGAGTCAGATCCCGTGGTATGGAACCCGTTTTTGGGACAAGACAGGTGGATCAAACCCAGAAGAAAATTAACCATCTTGGGTAGGTATAGGTATTGTATGGGATACGACAACAAGAACAACCACAAAATCTTGAGGTTTTTGAAGCATGACGATGGTACTACTGTTGAGCACGAAGTATTCAATTTCAAATCTGATTCGTGGAGGGTTCTTCGTCTCACTCCTGACTGGATTATACCGTATGATCGCCAGGGCTTGTCTTTGAAAGGAAATACTTACTTTACTGCTAAGGAAAGAAAAGTAGGGATGAGAAAATCTTTAAtctgttttgattttacaaGTCTGAAATTTAGACACTGTATGGATCTGGAATCTAACTCCCGTAAGGGAGACTCTGTGATTCTATCTTCTGTTGGAGAAGAACAGCTTGCAGTGTTATTTTACAATGCTGATACATATGATATTGAGATACGGATTACAACAAAGATTGAGGAGGGCAATGAGGTGACGTGGAGAAATTTCTTGAAAGTTGATGTGAAGCCATTCGGATTCAGTGGAAAGTTTTGGATGTTTCTTTGGTATGGGAGTTTCTTGAGGAAAAGAAAGTGGCATTGGTTTGTGATAAGTCTTCAGCAGAGTTTACATGATTGGAGAGGATAA